Part of the Triticum urartu cultivar G1812 chromosome 2, Tu2.1, whole genome shotgun sequence genome, AGTCTGCTCACTGCTTGTGCTCAAGTAGGTGATGTCAAAGGAGGGATGGCAGTTCATGGTTATATTTATCGGCATCCAGTACTTTGTCAGGAAACATCCTTAATGAATGCTCTTATTAGTTTCTATAACCAGTGTGACAGATTTGATGATGCTCTTCATTCTTTCGCTGATATTTTGGACAAGGATTCAGTATCATGGAATGCAATTCTATCGGGCTGTGCTAACAGAAAAGAACATATTGAGGAGTTCGCCAAACTCTTCTGTGAAATGTGCCGCAAGGTAACTCGTTGTGACTCAGTCACAATCTTGAATTTTATCCGCATGAGTACCTTCTGTGGTGCTAAGAGGGTCCGGGAAGCTCATGGATATACCTTGCGAGTTGGTTATATTGGGGAAATATCAGTTGCAAATGCTATTCTCGATGCATATGCAAAGTGTGGTCAGCCGCAGGATGCAGATACACTTTTCAGAAACCTAGCCGGCCGGAACATTGTAACAGGCAATACTATGATTTCTTGCTACCTGAAAAATAACAGTGTAGAGCAAGCTGAGAGAATCTTCAACCAAATGCCTGAGAAAGATAGGACAACATGGAATCTCATGATCCAGTTGTATGCACGCAATAATATGTCTGATCAAGCTTTCTGCCTGTTTCATCAGTTGCAGTGTCCCGACACTGTTGGCATTACAAATATTCTCCTGGCTTGCATCCATTTGAGTTCGGTACAACTTGTGAAACAATGCCATGGCTACATGCTCAGAGCATCCCTAGAAGACATCCATCTTGAAGGAGCTCTTCTTGATGCATATTCAAAGTGCGGGAATATAACCAATGCATACAACCTATTTCGACTCGGCCCTAACAAAGACCTTGTCATATTCACTGCCATGATAGGAGGCTATGCAATGCATGGAATGGCAGAAGAGGCAGTGGAGCTGTTTTATGAAATGCTTACACTTGACATTAAGCCAGACCATGTAGCTCTAACTGCTCTGCTGTCAGCCTGCAGTCATGCTGGGCTTGTTGATGCAGGAATCAAGGTTTTCAAGTGCGCCAGAGATATTTACAGAGTTGAACCGACAGCAGAGCACTACACATGCATGGTTGACCTTCTTGCCCGCAGCGGGCGTCTCCAAGACGCATACAGTTTTGCGTTGGATATGCCCCCTCACATGGCCAATGCAAATGTATGGAGCTCTCTGCTAGGAGCATGCAAGGTCCATGGAGAGGTCAGAATCGGCCAACTCGCAGCTGATCACTTGTTCTCCATGGAGGCCGGGGACATAGGGAACTATGTCATTGTGTCAAACATCTATGCAGCTGATGAGAAATGGGACGGTGTGGAGCATGTCAGGAAATTGATGAAGTccaaggatatgaagaaacctgcAGGATGCAGCCAGGCACTTGTTTATAGCCAGTGATGTTAAGCACCAAAATAGTTCTTTTATCTACGACATGGTTGGAAGTTTGTATCAGCAAATCAAAGATACACAAGCTGGCAAAGAACATTCAGTTACAAGTTTCAACGTTAGTGCAATTGATCTGGTCACAGGGTTACAGAAACTTGAATTGGAGTTTTTCTTCTCAAACTTGTCTTTGCTAGCTCTTCCCATCCATGGTATTTATCTTTCTGAGGTATGCAAATACGAAATTACCTAAGCCCATTACATTTTGGTCATTTGCGCTATAATAGCACTTTTGTAAAGGCAACAGCATGCTACCAGACATGTCCGAGAAAGAGTTACTTGACTGAATTTTGTGCATTCACGTTTGTCTCCTGACATCCGGCGTGGTTGAACTGTGGATGAACTTGATAACTTTGTATCCATTTCTTCTTATGCTTATGCTAACAAATTCATCCTATTGACAGAGTTGAGACAAATAAGTAACATGGCTCCGCGCCACAGCATGCATCTTGGAGTTGAAGCAAGCAGCAAAATATATCATGTGCCATCTACATTGGAACTCTCTTCGGCTTTCTACCAAGTACCAACCAAGGTTCAGCCACATCTCATTTTGTTCATGCCTTACATCGCAACAATGTTGTTTGTTTCTGACATCTCATTATCTTGTTAATATTTTATTATGACACTGAATTATAAAATAAGGGTGCCTGCTGATTAATTTTATCTTCAGAGGGAAACTTATTGTGTGTTTTGATCTGCATGCTGACTTGCAAGATCGCATTCTTATTCGTTCATATGGGCTGCTGTAATCATATCCTTAATATCTGTACCTAAATCCTGCATGTATGCCTTAAGATGTACCTTTCCGACGATCCTCCTCTGCTAAACTAGTAAAACTATCATGGCGATCATAGAGGGCAATGGAATTGTTTTCTTCATAAAGTTGTATCAGCATGGACTTTCTGGCTGTCTGGCACGACTCTTGCCTTTAGAACAAGAGTCCGAGACTGATTGATCAAGGAAATGAGCCCAATGCGACTCCTGAAAGAAGTTGGAACTAATAAACTTAACTCCTTGATGACAGGTTCACTACTCTTGAAGTCTTGGTGACAGTTGCCGATCCACTGGCATTAGGAATTTCAGCAATGTTATCTTTTGGGGGAAATCTGATTGGAGGTCTGTTAACAGCGCCAGCGAGGCGCAGGAGTGAGGGTGAGAGCTCTCGTTCGGCTCGCTTGGTGTTGATCGAAGATATCTTGGGTCAGTAGCTCGCCTTCCTGCTTGTGCTGATATTTTCGTGCATAAAATTGGTGAAAGATTCACGCTTGCCCCCCTGACTTGCTTGCATCATCAATTGCGTACAGTTCTTCCTTTTCAGAGTTTACACCAAATTTTTTTCTCATCTTTGGGTAGCTGTACAGTTCTTCCTTTTCAGTTGCGTTCTTAGGACCTCATAAATTTCGTTAtgcctttcttttttcttttctttttcgttttttttaaattttaTTGAGCCAGTCCGTAAGACCCGCACCGCGCACCTTCTCGGTGCTTTCTTCTAATTCAGGAAAACAAGATTGATGAAGATTTTGCATATGTACTGCACCAGGTCGAGATCCTCTGTAGTAGTGCAGTTGACGTGTGGGGTCAGGTCCACTGCACCCATTCTCTTTGACAATGCAAAGCTCTTTCTGCTGATCTGCAGATACATCATCATCAGGTGGCTAATGGAAGAAAAAAAAATATAACCGCATACGCACGCTTCATTCCCAGCCCGCCACGGCCCAGAAGACCCAGGCCCAACCGCGTTTGAGGAGTCAACTATACTTGCCGGGAACGGAAACGCGCACCGAGTCCAGCCCGAACTTTCCTTGCCATGGCACGCGCTTTTTACCTCCACCGTCCGAATCGGAAAGAGGACACCTCACGTCACCTACCCTATATAATAACGACCTTCACCACGAGTTTGTCCCCCTTCGCGACCTCGCGGacagaagaagaagagagaaaaagaaagatTCCCCCGAGTTCGCTCTCCGGAAtcctccgcccgccgccgccgcagttTATGGATTTCGGAAGGAACGCTGCAGCCCGGACTTGTGAAGCCAAGAGCAGCGTCTCCCCCGTCCCTCCGGTCTGCCCTTCTCACCGGCCCCCTCCACGCCGTGGTTCCGTGAGCTGTGGGTCAACGCCCCCAAATAACACCCTTCTGCAGAGGTACGTACGTGCGCCTACCGGTCTATCTGAATAGTGAGTAGAGACCACGGGGAAAGCTTAAGCTGTGGGCGGCTGGAGCTTGCGTGGTGGATTCCCTGTGCTATCAAATCTGTGCAAATTTCTATTGGATCGCTGTTAAATTTGTAAGGGCTTAGTATTTGGGGGAAGCCAAAGAGGGTCGGACTGTCAGAAAAGTGGATTCGGTAAAAAAGAAGAAGTGCATAGTAGCTTAATATTTGTCTCCGGCGCTACTCGTAGTGAATGTTGTGAAAGAGGATGGCTCTAAATTGATGAAGAACGACTTGGAAGGCATCATAAAGAGTAAATCATTGTTTCATTTATGACTTAATGATTGTTTCCAGCAATTGTTAATCAATAAAGTGGTGGAAACAATCATTAGTAGCAACTGTGACAAAGAAAATAACCTCAAGGCTTATTTTAAACAGGACACTGGTTTGTATTGTGCAGTGTGACAGTTGCCTTAAACAGTTACTACAAGCAAACGTGCATAATCATAGGTCTATTTGGAACTTCTAAAATCACAGGGCTTACTGTCGGACATTCAAGTCAAAGGTCCAATCATTTCTATTGTAACTTTTTTCTGTAACTAATGGAAAGACTCATTGGTACTAATAAGGTTTAATGCGAGAACATATCAGTTTCAACAAAACCTTGTTATGAAAATGAAAAAATGGTGTGGACCATGTTGTTCTTGAACTTAATTATTACTGTTAGTGATATGTTTGTGTTCCAAGATTTGCCACTTTTGAATGTTTTATTATATGGTTGTATTAGATGAAGTGAGTTGACATCTTTGCCCACGTTTTAGGTGGAAATTGGTGGATTTCTCGATTGGTTGAAGGAAGTAAAACAAAGGGGACCCACTACCCAGCGTCCTTTCGGCGAGTGTTGGGGTCTTatctatttaagctaaaataagGCCATTCAAGAAGGCTGTCAACTGTAAACATGTATAGGCCGAAGATCCCCAATTCGGGGTGGGCTGCTTTCGATCGCAGGTTGCGTGGCACAGCTGATGCAGGCGATGATGTTGATGTCAACTCATTTCCTGCTCTCTCGGGTTCTAGAGGCTCCAGTTCTGCCAGCAGCTCAGCTATAGGAAATAATAATATGCCAAAGGCAAAGCCTTTTGCATCAGTGATTCGCCCCCCTGTTGAATTTGCAGTTGTTGGTAATGAAAACGGAAATAGGCATTTGACTGATCACATGGTGAGAACAAATTCTGGTGTAAACTCTGCATCTGGTAACAAAATTAAGCTCCTGAAGGATGCTCATAGTTGGGCCGACAGTAATTTAATTGAGGACATATTGGCTGGCGTGGATAATGATGTTGGCCAGGCATCTGTTTTGCTGAAATCCATGGTCGCTCCTGACTTTATGCCAAGGGGGGATAGAACAACTGGTCAACCTCCTTTTGAGATGAATAAAGCACATGGTTCAGTGTCAGGAAACACTATAGCAGAGAATAAACATTCAAATGAATCACAACTGTTGCCACCGCAAATGAATTTAATCTCTATACCCCAGGAGCCTGAATTAGAAGAGTTTGATGATGATTACTTAAACCACCGGAAAGATGCATTGAAGATGATGAGGTATATTGCAAACCCTTATTTATGTTATGGGTTTCactagcttatgcatatcagagTAGGCTGCATTCATGCAAACCCAGACAAATGTAGGTCGAATAAATGCAAACTTTCGTAGCaacatacttctgtaactcatgTCTTGCATCAGCATGATGGTCAGAATCTGAGAGACAAGATTAGCTAACTTTGACCCCTTGAATGTGCCGCACTCCTGACGTTGAGTCTTTTCGTGTGAAACTGACCCATTGTATTTCCTTTTGGTCATAGGGCTGCCACAAAGCATTCTCAGGCTGCCAGCAATGCATTCTTCAGAGGTGACCATGCTGCTGCCAAGGAACTCTCCCTCAGAGCTCAAGAAGAGCGGTTGGCTGCTGAAAAGTTAAATAATAAGGCAGCAGAAGAAATATTTCATCTCAGGAACAGCAACAATAACATTTGGAAGATAGACATGCATGGTCTACATGCATCAGAGGCTGTAACTGCATTGGAGAGGCATCTTCACATGTTAGAGTTCCAGCCACCAGGGAATAATCCAACTTCAACTGATGAATTAGATAAGTCTGAACCCACAATTGCTGTCCCAAATGAGGTGGCAGCAGAGAAAGTGGTGGTGTTTCTTCGCCCTAGACAGTCTGTCTTAGAGGTGATCACAGGTAATATATTGCCCTCTATTAACTTATTTGTTAATTACTCGAAACTTCTTGTTACCGCAATCACTGCCACATGAGGGCATCACTACTCTTTTGTAGCCGTACCTTGTGTAAGCAACACCAGATTAAGCGAGATCTTATTGTTTTGCATCTTACAGGGATTGGCAGGCACAGCAAAGGACAGGCTTCACTGCCTGCTGCAGTCAGGGGCTTCCTTATTGAAAATGGGTACCGATTTGAGGAGCTGAGGCCTGGTGTTTTCTCTGTTTGCCCTAAATTTCGCCGCGGGTAAACCTGTGCAAGACTGAAACCATTCCATCAAGTTCCGTTGTTCGGCAAATAAATTTCTGTGAAATGTGCTGTCAACGAAATAGAACGTAGAAACTTGGGCAACTTGTAGTTCGTGTATCTTGAATGTGGGAACTAGGCGTCGACCAGTTGGCTAGTGATGCGCTACCAGCTGCGCGCCCAGCCTTTCACCATCGTCCGAGCCTTGTGTTCCGCAGGGTGCGTGCCTGATTTTAGTTTTTCTTAACAAATTGTCGTAGGGGCTAGTCCGTATGGGTCTCCTTTTTTGTTGTATCTTGAATGTAACAAGTTTTACAGATACTAATGTTATTGTGTAGCCACCTGACAAGAGATGCATAATTGTATGTAACTATACACAGGATGACAATCAAGGCCACAATGTACTGTTATTTTTGCTTACTGCTGCAACCAAGGCTCCTGATTACTCTATGATTTGAATGCCTCAGAATTTCGCTTGGCAGTTTTTTCTATCTTTTGCCCTATGCAAAACATTGCATTGGATCATGTGCAGTGCAAtaaaaaataagaggagaagaaaagaagtgaaagaagaagaaagcaaaaaaaaaactTAGGTTCTTTTAGGAAATGTCATCATGGCTTAGCTTTATTTCGCACTTCCTCCGTTCCATAATGTAATGCATATAGATTTTTTGAAAACTCAAACCtcacaaactttgaccaagtttgtgGAGGAAAACAATTACATGTAGAAAGCCAAACATATGTCATTAGATTCGTCATAAGATGTagttctatttttattttttttggtaTTATAGATATAAATAGTTTTCTCTGTAAACTTTATCAAAATTTGCAAAGTTGACTTCTCAAAAAATCTATATGCACTGCATTAGGAATGGGGCAAACTAGGGTACATCATTTAAGTTAAGAAAAAGGACACATCATTCAAAAACCAACCGGTAATAAACCGGGGAGGATTCTTCGTCCACAAACCCTAACCATACTACCTAACTCGTGAGCAACACGGTTTGGAAAAATGTTGCACAATAGGCAGGAGCCCATTCAGATTGGATCCGAGTGGAAATTGGTGTGGACTCCTAGTGGGCCAAGTGTCGAGCCTGCGTCGGAGGTGTATATAAAGGGGAGTGAGGTGCACCTTTTATGTTTGATATTTTTCTCCCTACCACAACCGCCGCCACTCCCAATGCCCCTATGCCTTGCAACCAGACCTAGCAGTCCGCAGCCCGACGCTACTCCTCGTACGGGTGGATACCTTGGAGGTATAGCAATTGGTTCAGAACCTTCTAAACCAATttcactttaatttacttaccttctgaaccttaatttacttaccttttgaatcaatttcactttaatttacttaccaaACTTTTAATCAAAATATAAGGTAATTCATCGTCAGaatttgatgaacatttatttataCAATCGCATTATTATTGACAGGTAAATCACAAATTAACGTATTAGAATATTTATATCCCGTTGAAACGCACGGGCATTGTTCTAGTCAAACCAACTAAAAAAGCTTGACACACCAACATAAACACATCAGATCCGAATAATCGGATGTGCGAGGACAAAAAACTCTAACTTCATAACACCGCCAAAAAAGAATGACAGTACTTTTATTCTTAAAAAATACAAAAATCACTAGATGTTGAAGAGGAACATAAAAATCTTGAAGATGCGAAGTCCCCCTAGCTCGCAGCGCTAAGATGGCAGCCGGAGGCGAGGTACCCAAGATCGTTGGCGACAGCTGTTGCTGCGCCGTTCATGAAATCCAACGTCGTGCTAATTGATTTTTACTAGGGAGTCTCCTCTCACTTCTATTCTTTCCTCTATCCACCTTCTAGTGTAAGGGTAAATCAGTTCGTGGGCTTTGGTGAGTATATTTTCGCCATGACTTTTCCTTGAATTGCTCGAGGGGATCGAAGGATATAACATATATGTATATTTTCGCCATCTTCTACCTTCCATAATTCACATGTAGCCTTTTCTGAAGGTTTGAATTTCATATCATATGTTGTGCCAAATATAAAATGAGCTGTTTGTCAAGGTTGCATCAAAATTTACCATCTGGAAATATATAGGGTGTAGAACTCTGACATACAAAAATGAGTTTTTTTTTTGCAATAAAAATGGGTTATTCTCGATAGGACGCCAAACTTGTTTCCCAGTAGGGTCCTGTTAAAGTACAAAACCGCATAACTCTTTTCTTTAGTCACATTCATTTTTCACTAGGCAAACCAGtgtatttgcttttggttttccTTGTCACTCTACCAATATCGTGACATCGCCTCCTTAATTTTCTGGCAAAATAAAGTCCTAAATTGACGTTACCTTTAGAGGGACTGTAAAGTAATCTTTACGAAAGGAATTGAGAGGGAAAAAACGAAGAGAAGATAAAACGGGAGGCACAGCGGTTCATTGTTCAGGAATTTGCCACGTGGCTACAGATTTTACGACACGCTCTGTGGCCGCCGTCCGGTCGATGCCATACAGAAACCCTGCGTACTGGGCCCAGGTGTCAGTGAGACACACCCACTGCTCGCTCCCTCCCCCGAAACTGTCCACGCCTCCACGGAGCTCCGAGCAGTCGGAGGCAGGCAGCGATGGCCTCGCCGGCGGTGGCGATGCGGCGCCCGTCCCCCACCGTCCTCGCCTccgcccctcgccgccgtccCCGCCGTCACGTGAGTGCCCACTCCCGTCGCTCCCGTGGCGCCCGCCGGCCGAAATTGTTTAGGCCCGTATCTGCGCCTTCTGATTTGGTGTGTCGGCCTAATAATTTCCGCGCTTTGATGGCGGAATTCTGTGCTTCGATTGTGGAATGTCAAATCCTCTTGGAGCGATCCAGCTAGTCCAGCAGAGTTTGACTACCGTTGTCGAGTCAGTAACATTAGGGAATCGGTTGCTCTTGGATTGGCTCCACTTAAAGTGAGTGGACAGGACCATTACGTGTAGGCTTGAGGTTAGTAGGATTTGGTTTGTGTGATAATAAGCGCGGTGAAACTGGCAGTTAGAGAGTTGTTCCTGtcacattatatatatatatatatacataaaacCAATACTGATATGATGACTGTTTCCGATTTAAGTATCTACACCCTTATGAACACGGTGTTCTATTAAACATTAGAGAAATGaatcatgtactccctccggtcctttttactctgcatattaggtttgtccgaagtcaatctcatccaattttgaccaagtttatataaaaaattatagacattcacataacaacaccaatatcattagattcatcttggaatatattttcatattatatttattagatattatagatgctaataatttctaatataaatttggtcaaacttagcaaagtttgactttcggcaaatccaatgtgcagagtaaaaaggaccggagggagtatacACTCCGATCCGTCTACAAATGATATCCATTCTGGAATTTGTGTAATTCTTGTCCAGTTTGATGTTTCTTATTTTGTGCCAAATTCTGTTCCCAAGCCTTTGCTTATTCATTTCATCCACAATGATTTGCAGGAGTATTCACCTTCCAACATGGGCTCCCCAAGCTCGGCTTCACGCTTAAAAGTTACTGCACTTTTTGGGTGGATCAAGGGAGATAGATATTCGAGGACTCGTGAATTGATCCCTTCTGCTGAATCGTACACTCTCACAGGGTCAGCCTCAGAGGTGTTTCTGTTTTTCTTGAGTCAACTCTTTTTCCAGGACTTGTGCGCCTGATTCATGGCTTTCTTAACCATTTCTTGATTTTAGGTGGACACAAAGCCACGTGAGGTATCGATTTCTGTTGTCTCTTCTATCATGGACATACCTCCGGCAGAGTGGGATGCATGTGCAGTTGATTCAGTTGAGCCTGAAAAGTTTAATCCTTTTCTTACACATGCATTTCTCTCAAGCTTAGAGGAATCGGGTTCTGCGGTGAAGGTGAGCATATAAAGCACCATTTCTTGATTCCGTACACCCACTATCAGACTTTATACTCATTTCATGGTTCATTTAGTCGTGTTAATATACTCCCAGAAATTTCAATACCTAATATCTCTAACTTTTGTTCTATCCCAATAAGCATGGGCCCTACAATTTATAATTGTTATGAGCCTCCTTGAAACTGTCATGTCCTGTACTCATTTCAGGAAACAGGGTGGTTACCCCTGCATGTTGTTGCACGGGAcgagaacgaaaatattttagGTGTTATTCCGCTTTACCTTA contains:
- the LOC125538470 gene encoding putative pentatricopeptide repeat-containing protein At5g08490 isoform X1 codes for the protein MLLLTRLAKPGCCSPTTSPRVAHAALGWNRFFHTGDAHNVFGAMPAPDHRQCSELLRARTASGDHYGSVCLVRGMLGRGLRPDRLALAAAIKSASALPDGGALGRCLHGFVVRLGNAAGVAVAKAIMDMYGRRGALTDARLVFDEMGCPDAVCWNILITGASRAGYFDDVFALFRSMLACGVDESMPTAVTVAVVIPVCAKLRDLTAGRSVHGYVVKTGLESDTLCGNALVSMYAKCGAGGITDDVHRAFSSIHCKDVVSWNSIIAGYSENGLFEEALILFGQMISEECLPNYSTVANILPVCSFMEYGSNYGKEVHGFVFRFGLYMDISVCNALITHYSKVCEMRVVESIFRSMNSRDIVTWNTIIAGYVMNGCNSRVLGLFRRLLSTGMTPDSVSFISLLTACAQVGDVKGGMAVHGYIYRHPVLCQETSLMNALISFYNQCDRFDDALHSFADILDKDSVSWNAILSGCANRKEHIEEFAKLFCEMCRKVTRCDSVTILNFIRMSTFCGAKRVREAHGYTLRVGYIGEISVANAILDAYAKCGQPQDADTLFRNLAGRNIVTGNTMISCYLKNNSVEQAERIFNQMPEKDRTTWNLMIQLYARNNMSDQAFCLFHQLQCPDTVGITNILLACIHLSSVQLVKQCHGYMLRASLEDIHLEGALLDAYSKCGNITNAYNLFRLGPNKDLVIFTAMIGGYAMHGMAEEAVELFYEMLTLDIKPDHVALTALLSACSHAGLVDAGIKVFKCARDIYRVEPTAEHYTCMVDLLARSGRLQDAYSFALDMPPHMANANVWSSLLGACKVHGEVRIGQLAADHLFSMEAGDIGNYVIVSNIYAADEKWDGVEHVRKLMKSKDMKKPAGCSQALVYSQ
- the LOC125538470 gene encoding uncharacterized protein LOC125538470 isoform X2, with amino-acid sequence MYRPKIPNSGWAAFDRRLRGTADAGDDVDVNSFPALSGSRGSSSASSSAIGNNNMPKAKPFASVIRPPVEFAVVGNENGNRHLTDHMVRTNSGVNSASGNKIKLLKDAHSWADSNLIEDILAGVDNDVGQASVLLKSMVAPDFMPRGDRTTGQPPFEMNKAHGSVSGNTIAENKHSNESQLLPPQMNLISIPQEPELEEFDDDYLNHRKDALKMMRAATKHSQAASNAFFRGDHAAAKELSLRAQEERLAAEKLNNKAAEEIFHLRNSNNNIWKIDMHGLHASEAVTALERHLHMLEFQPPGNNPTSTDELDKSEPTIAVPNEVAAEKVVVFLRPRQSVLEVITGIGRHSKGQASLPAAVRGFLIENGYRFEELRPGVFSVCPKFRRG